The genomic stretch ACTGGAACCAAGAATAAGGCTAGGTCTATCTCTTGCAACGACGCCCTTTTTAGATGGTCAGTATCCACTGTTGTTAGGATTATGATCCAGATACATTGGCAAAGTTCGTTTCAACTGGGTAGGATTTCAAGTATTTATATGTGTGTGCCAAACCAAGAGATTTTGAGAGACAAAATGTTATCCGGAAGGCTTCTTATTTTTCCCACGGATCGTGTTGTGCTTTCTAATGCCATTGTGGAAATCTCTGAATAATGCCTTAACTTACCTGTAAGTTCGAAGAGATCTGGAAACGTTAGATTCAGATTCACATCAAACACAGAACTTTCCAACAGTAAAACAGAGGCACAAAATGAAACTTGAGCCCACAGTCATCATCCATCATATATGGGATAACGATAAGCACACTATAACTGCTTTCAGATAAACCGCCTCAAAGGCCATAGCCTGAGGCTACAAAGAGTCCCGAGATTCTTTGCCAGACTCTGTGCTGAGTACCCTGAATATCAAATATTTTCTTCTCATACCAAGGTGGCTTAACTTTGTTAACCTATTTAATTCCATAGATTTTGTTTTGTATAACTATTCCCTTGTTTTACCTAGAGTTAGTACCGATGTACTATACCAATTTGTGTTTGTGGAATTGATTGTTTGACCATGTAATGAAGTCGATTTCTTACAGTCAGTTAGTCATTATCCCCAACCATGTAGTTCTGCAACAGCATCTTAACACCGGATGGGGTTACATGGGCAAGATATGAAATGGATCAAATCCTGCTACATCTTTTTTTCACAATCCTCTGTTTTTTGCCCATTTATTTTCCTTGTAGTCTGTTGTTCTTATAAAATGTTCTGCCATCACACTCCAGGTGCGAGGCCCATCCTGTGCTCGGATGTTTTCAGACTATCTGTCAGAGTCCAAGGAAGATTCAGGGATAAAGAACATCATGGTGCTGGAACGTGGGTTCAATGGATGGGAGGTTTCAGGGCAGCCCGTCTGCAGCTGTAAAGATGCTCCTTGCAAAGGCACATGTTGCTGATGTTCCTGGTTTACCGAACTGGATCAGATCGACTCGTATTTTTAACGATCAGTGGCTTCAGCATCGCTGCTGAGTTGGTCCAGTTATCTCCTATGTCGCCTTGTTGAAATGATCATTCATAACATTGATAAATATCTCATTAGATTTGATAACGGAATGTCTTTGAACATTTCATTTGCATATACACATGCCTACAACACTTCTTTTTGGCTGTTATGCAAATTGTGTGTCTACTGCACGGAGTGTTGAGTAATGGAAAATGTTTTATTCTTGCTTCCCCCTCATTGCCATCGTCGGCCTTCCCCAGCTCCCCTCCTTCGTCGCTTCTGGCTAAGCATCTTTCGGCGGAGGAAAGGAGGCGACGTGCTCTGTTCTAGAAGTCTGTAACACCAGACCTCGAACTCCATTGGCTCCTTACCTCGAGCCGGGATAAGAAGATAGATTGTACATTTGATTGTTTAAACTCATGTTTAAACTCATTTTAAGCATGTATCAGTGAAGGAGAAGTACATGTGTGCTCTGTGTCTCTGTATATCAATTGTATGTGGCTGATGTTCCTGGTTTGGCACCTAGCTCACATGCGCTCTTTGGTAGAGAGCTTTGCGCGCTAGGTTGGAGGCGGCTAGCCTCGGATCTAGCAAGGAGATTGCTCGTCTCCTAGAGGAGAAATCTTCGACGGGTAAAATCCAGAAGGTGAAAGAATACCTGAGGAGAAGAAGCAAGAAAAATGGCGCCACATGAAAGGGGTCGGCAGTTGGTTGATGGACGTTTCAAAGTTTGTGGTTGTAGGAGTTACTTGCTTTAGAAGTAATCCGCTTGTGTTGTAAGTGTTGCTGGTGTTGGTGTTCGTTGTGATGGTTTTTTCGCCCAGTTTCCTTGTAATTAATTGGACAATTCTCTACTTAATTAATAGATTAGGGCTAAGCTTTTGCCTCCCTTGTTTTAAAAAACAATTATACTATGTCGCATTCTAATATTTATCCTTACTCCTACAAATGAACTTTTTTTGGGCCAAAAAATTTAGAACCAAAACGTGTGTAGCTTCACACTTCATCCAAAGATCTAATAACTGGAACAATATTTTGGTATTTTTGAAACTTTTTTTTAGGTAAACAATCCTTCCTTTATTCATATAGTAACATTTTTGGGTACAAACAAAGGATCAGGGAAAGAACCCAGCCAAACATGACGGCCAGTTTGTAAAGCTACTGAAAAAGTTGCAAAATTATGAGCTTCAACATTACAGGTCCTTCGTTCATAAATAACAGTGGACCTATTGAAATGGTGTCGAGGCTCCTTTATCTCCATCAAAACAGGGCTATAAGAAGCCAGACTTCCCTCATCGATGGATCGCGAGATAACCAGACAATCTGTGGTCACCTGAACATTTTTAagtgagagatcatgagccaaggCGAGTCCCTCCGAGCAAGCAAAAGCTTCCAAAGTTGCAGGATCAAAAATACGTTCGAAGACACGAGCTGAAGCACCTAAATAAACACCGTTCTCATCTCTACAGATCGCACCAACTGCTCCAGCAATTCTAGTATTCGACAACGCTGCATCAACACTTACTTTGTACATTCCTTGTGGTGGAGGAACCCAAACATGTTGAAGGTTTGGCCGGCGAGTAAGAGGGCATTTTTCAGTTTGAACACAATAAGTTAATTTGAGATCAGCCAAAAATAAATTGACAAAACCAAAAATTGATAGAGGACTCTGAAAAATCTGCTCATGTATCGCTTTCCTTCTTGCTGTCTAGATCGCCCACAACGTCACAGATACTTTCACAAAATCATCATGTGACAAAGTTTCCATCAAGAAGAACATCCATTCTTTAGCATTTCCACAATTGTTAGCCTACAAATGCTCGACAAGCTCTTCATCAACAAGAGCCCAGGTGTTCTCAGCCATGTTGCACTGTAATAAAGAATGTCTCCGTGAGTCATTAGGGCGTGACATAAGCTACAAGAGCAATTGTTAGACATCTGACGTAGGTGAAGAACATTTTCTGTGGGGAGAGATTGGTGTGAGAGTGTCCAGAAAGACCCTTATTTTTGAAACTTTTTTTTAGCGCAGGTGCCTTTTTATTAACTTGCAAGTGCTCATtttccaactcgattttctgggCCAGAAATTAACAAATCCAACGGCCCGCCTTGACCTCGCCGGAGGTCGTGTCGTGGGCAGCAAGAAGATGAGCGCCCGACCAACAATCCGTAGGCAAAGGCGAGCGCACCGCGCACACACGCCTTTCCCGGTTTCCCCCATTCGCTCCGCCCCGCACCTTCCAGATCCCACCACCGCCAAGCTCGAGCTCCATGGCCTTCTCGCGCCTTCTCCCctcccgccgcctcctctccaccCTCCTCCACACCCCcaccccggccccggccgcgcgcgccaccgccaccaccacccccaccccgtTCGCCCACAATCTCCACCCCGCCCGCTTCTACTCCGCGACGCGGCGGGCCGGGCCGGGCGCCCCGCGGCAGCCCCGCGCGGCGGACATCGGGGCGCGGGCGCGGCAGCTGCAGAGCCGGCGCCTCTGGACCTACGCGCTCACCTTCGGCTGCGCGGCGGGGTTCGTGGTCACCGTGCTGGCCACGTTCCAGGACCAGCTCGTCTTCTACCTCACGCCCACGGACGCGCTCGCGCGCTTCGCCACCGACCCGGCCAAGGCCCGCTGCCGCCTCGGCGGGCTCGTCCTCGAGGGCTCCGTCGCgcacccctcctcctccgcctccgagaTCGAGTTCGTCGTCACCGACCTCGTCACCGACGTCCTCGTCCGCTACGAGGGCGCGCTCCCCGACCTCTTCCGCGAGGGCCACTCCGTCGTCGTCGAGGGCTTCCTCAAGCCCATGTCCGACGACCTCCGCCGCGACGGCGCGGGGAGGAAGGTCGCCGACAAGGCAAGGGAGGGCGCGTGCTTCCTGCAGGGCACCGAGGTGCTCGCCAAGCACGACGAGAAGTACATGCCTAAGGAGGTCGGCGAGGCCATCGAGCGCAATAAGAAGCAGATCGAGGCGGACGCGGCTgctgcagcagcagctgctgctgctgaggaAACCCCAACTGTTGCGGCCGATGGAGCCAAGGCAAACTCGTAAGGTTTTGCGTTCTGCTTTACGATTTACAGTAGATCTGAAGTGCGTGATTGAGGGATAGATAGATTTAATTGTCTGAATGAGTTGGGCACGCTCCGCAGCATGATGTTGTAATTGGAGTAGTGTTTTCGAGCCCCAGAAAGGGGAATTTTGGCTAGGGAATAACGGAAACTGATCAGGTGATGATCCATTCAACATGATTATACTTATTCTTTGGGTAGCAATCACTATACTCTTCTTTATCACTGCGCACCTGTAGATTTTTCTAGTGCGGTTACTGGGTTATTTTGCAATGAGAACTGAGAACCCACTATACAATTTTGTTGATTTAATATGTATTGGGCATTTGTTCTGCACAAGTTATCATGATTGGTGTGTACTGTTCGGTTTATTAGCTTTTGTCTTTTATTTGATGAATCCATTCTCATGTGAGACTCGTATTCTCTTTATGTGAATGCACATTTTGGTGCTATTAGGGCCCTTCTAGGAAACTAAATTGCTCGTTTGTATACTGGAACTGAACCCTAAATTGTATTGCTTAGGAACTTGCGACAGATCAGTCCACGGGAGGGTTACTACACAATATCCATATGCTTTAGTGTGTGATAGTATTTTTTTAGCTGTTCAGTGTATGATAGTTGGGCATACTAATGGGACACTAGCAAAATGCCCTTGTTTTACTAAGAATGTATAGCCAGTCATATTAAGCCATTAACACCACCCTGAAATCTCAATTTCCATGCATATTCTGCTCTAGACCTCTTGATTTGCACGATTGTGAAACAcaagaatatgataggaatgaatGTGTAAAACAGCGGATCGAAAAGCACAAGAATTTTGTGAACTTGCGTGTTTGGTTCGCATGTGTAGGAAAAACACATGAATCCTGATAAATGCATTCAAATCAATGTCAAACCACATCAAGTGATATAGATATAATTAGAATGTACTATGCTGCTAGACCTCTTTCTTGTACTTCGTGCATAGGAATTCTAATAAGAGGGCCTCTTAGGTTTGTAGGATTCTAAAAACACTAGACCCCGAAAAAAGTGAGATTAGGATGGCATGCCATATTGAATACCCTATGGGAGTCGAAATCATAGTGATCTGTAATAGAACCTGTTTGCTTGCACCATAAGATAAACGCATGAACTTTCATACGGCATTAGGCTACGAGGCAATAGGTAAATGGCATAGTTATCATAGAAATTAGAAACAAAGAAAATTCCATGTAGTTGGACTCATAGAAAATTTTCTTTGGAACTGCATACAAAGTAGACCATAGGAAATATCCCTATGGTTTCCATCCTACAAACAAACAAGCTCTACAGGAAAAATTCTGAAGGAATGGAATCCTCCAAATATCCTATGATTCCTTTAAACCAATGAGGCCTGTAGATTGTTAAATCCCTTTATTTTTCCCTTTGAAACTTAGGaaactttcttttgtttttcctttGCTCCACTAACCAAACGGATAAATAGTCCCACCAAAGGAAAACATCTTTATATGATTTTCCTCCACTTACAAACCAAAGAGGCCAAGTGTCCATATTGAATACCAGGACTGAGGGGGCGTTTGACTGAGTACAGGAAAAACTTTACGATTTTTCCAAGAGGTTGGAGTGGATGAAATTTTCATCTGAAATAAATTACAAATGAATCATGAGGAAAGATTCTTATGGTTTGCGATGCTAAAAATCAAATGACCCACTTAGGAAAAAATCCTAAAGATTGAATTCTCCAAAAGTCCTTTGGAAATCGTTTGCATCCAAGAGGCCCATAAATAGGTTTTTGTTAGAGAACTGGTAGGTCAGTTTGACTTTGTTGCAGGTGAGCTTTGTTCTGTTTGCAGTTGGTTTAGTTTGGCATTTGTTGCTAGAGACTTTTTTTAGGATGGAAAAGAAATGTGGGAGATGCGGATGAACCACCATGACCACTGGTTCATGTATAACGTGAAGTATAACTGTAACTGACCACCAGTTCATGTATAATGTGAAGTATAACTGTAACTGAGAGACGAGAGTGCAGAGAGTTTACATGGAAACCTGACACACTCGTCAATTGTTAGGTTATGCCTATGTAATATGTTGCAAGCTGACTTTGTCATGATATTCGACATGCTAAGCATACGTGAAGTATTGAGGGTAACAAGTGAGTGAGAGTATGTTCTGCAGTATTGGGATAACATCAGTAGAATGTACTCTCAATCCGAATCCTTGGTACTCCTGTCAAATTGGCCTGCTAGATTGCACTTTCTAATGCCCATATCATCTTCTTTACTCAATGGAAAATCATTTAAGGGTTAGTTGAAATAGTATTTGATTTAAATTGCTAGGTACTGTTATAGTGCATGCTCGTCAGATGATCACTGGACTGTTGCcagagtcaaaaaaaaaaaaaaaagaaagagcacTGAACTGAGAAAACTGAATGAAGTTATGGAATATTTAATTTTGGTCACAGAATGTTGTTAGAGCTCCACACATTCAGTGACTTCGGCAACAACACTTAATCTTAGCTTTGCTATGCACAATTCTACTGTCAAGATCTTCCCAGCTTTGATTATCATTGCTTGAATACTGTGTGGACCTAGATGCTGTACATGAGCTAGTATTCTGTACGTTCCTAACTGCATCGGAACTGAACTACATTAAGAACATTATTCCACTGAACTTAATCTTACAACAAAGTATAAGAAGTATGAACCGATGTGGTGGTATGAACATCGATGGCTAAACCTTGTTGGTTAATCTAGTGTGTCAGTAATAAGTGTCAAGTTCAGTTAGTAGTGTCGTTTTTCGTCAGTCAGTTTCAGTTAGTTTTTCTTCAGCTATTTGCTAGGAACAGATAGGATAGGAGTTGGTCTTTGTGTCGATCCGATCCTTGCGTTGTAAGCTCGTGTGCTcggtcgtgggatggcacgatcaTTGTGGGCTACGTGTGAGCAGGCAAGATCGTTGTCTTGCTTAATAAAAGGAGTAAGGAAACAGAAAAGCTGGAGGCATTAGACGGCAACAAATCTCTGTCATTGTCTCCTCTCTGTTCGTGCACAGGTTCGTGAGTGAGATCGAGAGAGAAGAAAGGCTACAAACCTGAGGATGATTCATTATCCTTAGCTAACCATGCATGGATGTAGAGTTATTGGAGTCACAGGATTATCAGATTACGGGGAATAGTCTGGAGGCAGTTTCAAGTCCGTTAATCTGGTGGTTTGATGTTCTCAACACTTTTTGGTGGGAATATTTGGTAATTTTGCACCATTTTCCTGCCCATAGCAGGTCAGCTCCTGGATTTTTCAGCTGATTTATCCCCAAGTTGAGGATCTGAATTTGATGAAactccttttctattaacttataaCCAGAGTCCAGGGAACAGGGCTGGCTGCCCGCTGCAGTTGATATATCAAGACGATTTTCATATCAACAGCAGGGAGCAACAATTTTGCAGATTATGCTAGCACGGTGATTTAATCATATGGTGCTACAATTGTTTCAGTGCTGTGTGATAAATTATTTTGTACATGTGTTGGTACAAATTTTTGTTTACTGTCTTTGAAACATCTGTTGCAGCATAGTTGAACATGAACCATGTCAGTAAGATCTCATCTTCTCAAGATCCGTCACCAGTCAGAAAGAGCATCAAACAGAGCCGCTCACTAAGGTTTTCAACGGGTATTCTTTTAATTGATCGAGATTTATAAGATATTAGATCCCTAATAAACTTGTGGGTATGCTTTATTCAGGAACCGATTCAAGTTAAATATTAGTTAAATAAATTACGTCAACTGAAGAAAACTTTCTGACGGTGTATTTTACATCAAACAGAAGAAAACTGAAACATCTAGAACCCTATTACAAAACTTAGGTCTTGCCTAACCCCTATGAAATCAATCAGAGGGAACTTGACGGAATCAACCGCAAACTCTGCTAGCTGCACAGTTCGGCTTATGCTGCACAATTCTTGGGGCGCATGCAGCCTTTCAGAGTTTCAGGCTTATAAAAGATCAAGTTGTTTGCTTGGCTTGTGCTCATGGGAAGATCCCGACCGTCGtaaaatctatatctatatctatacctaataataaatggagaagcgtttccgtggtttggtccgtttgGTTTGGTACGTTAGATTGTTTCGTCCGATCGCTAAAAAAGTTTTCGTATCGTACGTCGCTCTTCCGAAGGAAATATGTATTTGTATGAGATTCACGCACGGACTCCTTCCGATCTCGGCCAAATAAACCACGCGTTGCCCGCAGGGACTCCCTCCGATCTCGTCTAAATATAAACCCTGCGTTGCCTGCAATAGGCACCAGGTCCTTTTTTTGCACAAGCAAGGAACGGGGGCAGATGGCGCAAGAGGAGGTCACGTATGGTACGGCGGATCTTGCCGACGGCGGATCTTGCCGACGTCGCTGGCAACCGCTATTCGGCACCCGCCCGACAGGGGCGACCCAAGTTCGGGGCAGTGCAGCAGAGTCCACCATGCTTCGACTCGTGATGACGAAGCCCCCTCCTCCGCACCTGGTCTGGCTTCTCACGGCGACGCCCCGTCAGCCTCcctattttcgaaaaaaaaactatcGATGCAAGAATGACCTTTGCCGGACGGCGCGGGGATACGACAGTCATTGAGCGTCATCGTTCCagtatctaagagcatctccactcgtccgcccgaacaggcccccggcgagcgttttttccatccggacggcgtaattcggcccagtcgcgcccccggttcctcgttttcgtccggatttgggcctaaatccatccggcgatcccacgccatccccggcccccggggagcgctcggggactccggacgaaacgaaacgcgcgaaacggcgaggcaacttcccgcgcatccggtggctccaacttgtcggcgagagaaaccgatcgtcgtcctcatcgcatcgtcttccgcgcgccgtgaaagcctgccgccggtccgcattcgccggccgcgtagcttccacgcggcgaattAATGCCGTCGCATCGTCattcgcgcacgcatcgtcttccgcgcggcaTTAATCGCCGGCGCTCGCCGCGCCCGCCGCTCCTATTTAAGGCCgggccgctcgccgcgacgccctgctccactcttcctccattTTCCCCTCCACTCACCGGCCACCTCCAACGAAGATGgcgttctccgacgacgacggcgcagcctccAATGGCTTCCCCGCCGGGACGCTCCGtcagtgggaggggcacctcctccaccaggcggggtacccctgcccgcccgacacgaggcctcccggcggcgggtggcgactCAGccgtggcggcgtaccaatcccgccgccgcctcagggcgacgccctcgacgccgccatcgaggaggcgcggctgacgatgacggacgaggagcgcgccgacccgcgccaccaccccgagaactacacgcgCCGGAACTCATACTTCcttcggcggtgggagcgggagctggcggcctacgatggcccgccacctccgcctgcgcgcaacaacgccgcgggacgacgacggtggtggagcgcgccggatagaacgctggcgaacgtcctcgatcacatcgagggcggaaactttccggtgctcacgatgccccctgcatcgagggcatcgacgagccgccgccggggaaacgtctggcagccacagcgcatggctgccagctcgtcgtcttccggatcggcgccgaggtcgtccttggcgccggtgaagagggaggagtcggcgtctccgccgccgaccggagggcgcagcggccggcgccctcgtcatccgcgaccggccttccgcgccgcagggcggccggaagaggacgaagaaagaggccgccgccgcaaaccagctcgccgaggaggaggcgaagcgcgcggaggatgcggcgatggcggaggcgatcgccggatCGCTTcgggacatggaggaggagaagcgcgcggacgacgccgcaccggaccGGGCGCGCGCGACCGGGAGCGCCGCAGCGGGCGGAGCGACAGGCGAGGCTGTTGGACCGGCCGCCGCGCGAgcgactcgccgcccgcgccggccacgccgccgctccaaccgccgctccaaccgccgccgccgtcccattcgtcgacctcgaagcgtcggacgacgaatggtacaagccttCCCCGcctcggtggggagacgccggccggggcagcggcagccgggccgcgccgccgcaggtcgacgacgacgacggctccgacgacgacggcggcgactacacggtgttctaccgccatttgggcatgtagagcgccgtgttttaaaattagcatttggatttccctagccgaattcgaaatatagtcgaattcggcctctatgtatgaactccgcccgttatgtagtaaatatcattaaatttagtctatattcacccgtttttagccgtagtttgtcaagtttctgtTTTTTCAATTCgcctcgtcgacttcgcctgggcacgcggctgggaaactgctactccccacgccaaatcttcctccaatccggacgaaaatttcgccggatttgggcgtggggagcgccaacgagtggggatgctctaagggaCATCAACGATCAAGAGGACAAGGCAACGTGAGAACAAAAACGATGGCAAAAGCGATGCCAGAAATCGGCGTCCACAACCAGCAGCCTGTCCCGTACCAGCAGCTGGAGATGAACAGCTCACGTCGACTCCGGCCTCATCCTGCTGCTTGTCGTAAGCCGTTCATGCACAGATTGGCAAGCGATATTTTCCCTCCCCAACATGAACTTCAATTTGCCCGTTCGGCAATAAAGGACTCGAGTTCTAGGCTTCTAGCGTCGGCTGGGTTCTGTGGGCTGTGGCGGGGCACGCCGAGCACTTCTGCTGCTCAGAAACGGGGCGCAGTCGGCCGGGCGAGTAGTGCTTCACTTCCAACACACCTTCGGCCGTCCTCGATCAGTGCCGACCACGCCGGCCGGATATACATGAAGTAGTTTTGCGCGACAGCATGATCTTGGCGAGACGGCTGGCCGGGCCGGCCAGGTTGCAGAGCGCGTCGGAAACCTGCCAATAGGAGGCGATTCGCCGATTCTCGGAATGTTGAGCTGCTCGACAATGCTCAGACACCAGAAGGATGGTGGGATTGGACCGGTAATCTTTTTCACGCCAGCGTCGATGACATATGCATTGGTGAGCATAACGATATCGTACGTTGGCGAGTCAGCCGGAGAGCTGGATGGTTGAGGAGGAACACCTCAACGAGAGTGTGTTTTGCTTGCCCGATTGTTTGTGGGATTGGATGGGCGAGGTAGCTGAACTTGGAGAGTACGAGGTTGGCTTGAACAGAGGCCTGAAATCAAGGTTGTTGTAGTCTTTGCTCCCCCATACAACTTCCGTGAAGGATTGCTCGACCACAGCTTGACCAGATTGCTCTGCTCTCTCCATGTTTCCGGCGACCCGATGCTGAGCCACGACAGGAGAGAGTTCACAAAAACTAACCTTAAACTCTTTTAGGGTGCCGAGCATGTGTACTAAATCTATTACTTACTAAGATGTTAATTGTATGTTGGTTGTTCTGTGTACAATTTGAAGTTTTCTATGACTGACTATCTTCAGATCAGCGGGAGTGCATAGAGACTTGAAGTTGGACTTGCAAGTTGGGACGAACTACTCACGTTCGCACCGGCCGAATGTAGTAAAAGTTTCTAGAGTGTGATATCATCAAGTGTCTAGCGAAGTGAAGCTCTTTTTCGGTTTCGACAGCGGCAAAGCCTGCAAGAACAAACCTAACAATATTTCAAATGGTATGAAAGGAAATCAAAGAGAAAACCTAACATTTTTTATCAATAAAAACACATTATTTCGTGAACCCTTATTGATAGATTTACAGCAGTTGCAACGCTAAAATGTTTTTATATTTAACTAATACCAAAAAACTAATCAC from Lolium rigidum isolate FL_2022 chromosome 4, APGP_CSIRO_Lrig_0.1, whole genome shotgun sequence encodes the following:
- the LOC124706194 gene encoding cytochrome c-type biogenesis protein CcmE homolog, mitochondrial-like; amino-acid sequence: MAFSRLLPSRRLLSTLLHTPTPAPAARATATTTPTPFAHNLHPARFYSATRRAGPGAPRQPRAADIGARARQLQSRRLWTYALTFGCAAGFVVTVLATFQDQLVFYLTPTDALARFATDPAKARCRLGGLVLEGSVAHPSSSASEIEFVVTDLVTDVLVRYEGALPDLFREGHSVVVEGFLKPMSDDLRRDGAGRKVADKAREGACFLQGTEVLAKHDEKYMPKEVGEAIERNKKQIEADAAAAAAAAAAEETPTVAADGAKANS